A genomic stretch from Arachis stenosperma cultivar V10309 chromosome 3, arast.V10309.gnm1.PFL2, whole genome shotgun sequence includes:
- the LOC130970670 gene encoding uncharacterized protein LOC130970670 yields the protein MSTNIEAISSVNEYDGTEPPIEQLFTDSDEEYDVNKDQCVESYLDDEEWNEDDYTSEEESEVEVNIENEGEIMKRFDVEDNEKISLEKFMIFVDVHEFRSVLRDYIIQENFDIIRVKNEKARVTAICASEGCPWRIHASPSPYGIAFMIKSYEPRHTCIRKSEKRNANSTWIAKKLKQSLNADPNMSYELMSNELITKFGVEVHPKQLYRARRKGRKEVEGSHALSYKKIVKFANLLLEKNRGSIVRLEYYDQMT from the coding sequence ATGTCTACCAATATTGAAGCTATATCTAGTGTTAATGAGTACGATGGAACTGAACCCCCTATTGAACAATTATTTACCGATAGTGATGAAGAATATGATGTTAATAAGGATCAATGCGTAGAGAGTTATTTGGATGATGAGGAGTGGAATGAGGATGACTACACTtcagaggaagaaagtgaagtaGAAGTTAACATAGAGAATGAAGGTGAGATAATGAAAAGATTTGATGTTGAAGATAATGAAAAAATTAGTCTAGAAAAGTTTATGATATTTGTTGACGTACATGAGTTCAGGAGTGTATTAAGAGATTACATAATTCAAGAGAATTTTGATATAATAAGAGTGAAAAATGAGAAAGCAAGAGTGACTGCCATTTGTGCTTCTGAAGGTTGTCCTTGGAGGATTCATGCTTCTCCTTCTCCATATGGTATTGCTTTTATGATCAAGAGTTATGAGCCAAGGCATACTTGTATTAGAAAATCTGAGAAGAGAAATGCTAATTCTACATGGATAGCAAAAAAGTTAAAACAATCTTTAAATGCTGATCCAAATATGAGCTATGAACTCATGTCTAATGAATTGATTACCAAGTTTGGAGTTGAAGTCCATCCTAAGCAATTATATAGGGCCAGAAGAAAAGGAAGGAAAGAAGTTGAAGGTTCTCATGCTTTAAGTTATAAGAAAATAGTTAAGTTTGCTAATCTGTTACTAGAAAAAAACAGGGGGAGCATAGTAAGATTGGAGTACTATGATCAAATGACATAG
- the LOC130967761 gene encoding E3 ubiquitin-protein ligase PUB23-like codes for MAETEIPEYFLCPISLEMMKEPVTAVTGITYERESIEQWLRKAKECVCPVTKQPLPRSSQYLTPNHTLRRLIQAWSEATNNAARGHGADHQQIPNPQLEKVQVEKLVKDLKVPHRNQRALKKLHGFAMESERTRTCMAEAGVANAMVIFINQRFQQGKTMCLEEALRILHVTWNIPSRTNMKALVGENLDFINSLTWILHLNVHNNNVKIVNEAMPLLKLTIQNTNSTILGNLNFQFFKEMVRVLGKRTISQQALKSTLQILIETCPLGRNRKSIVESGAVSNLIELELEKPEKNISELIFNLLAHLCSCAEGREMFLKHAAAIAMVSKRILRVSSATDDRAIHILSVIGKYSGSSEVVLEMLRVGAVSKLCMVIQADCASYLKEKARGILRLHSKVWSDSPCIQLYLLTRYQR; via the exons ATGGCAGAAACTGAGATTCCTGAATATTTTCTTTGCCCAATTTCCCTTGAGATGATGAAGGAGCCTGTGACTGCGGTAACAGGCATCACGTACGAAAGAGAAAGCATTGAGCAATGGCTGCGGAAGGCGAAAGAGTGCGTTTGTCCCGTGACGAAGCAGCCATTGCCGCGAAGCTCGCAATATTTGACCCCAAATCACACTTTAAGGAGACTGATTCAGGCATGGAGTGAAGCAACTAATAATGCAGCTAGAGGCCACGGTGCTGATCATCAACAGATTCCAAATCCGCAGTTGGAGAAGGTGCAAGTTGAGAAGCTAGTGAAGGATCTTAAGGTTCCTCATAGGAATCAAAGAGCGCTGAAGAAGTTGCATGGTTTTGCCATGGAAAGTGAGAGGACTAGAACTTGCATGGCTGAAGCTGGTGTTGCTAATGCCATGGTTATCTTCATTAACCAGCGTTTCCAACAAG GTAAGACAATGTGCCTAGAAGAAGCTCTAAGAATTCTTCATGTTACTTGGAATATACCATCAAGGACCAACATGAAGGCTCTTGTTGGAGAAAACTTGGACTTCATCAACTCTTTGACTTGGATTTTGCACCTTAACGTGCACAACAACAACGTTAAGATAGTAAACGAAGCAATGCCTTTATTGAAGTTGACAATTCAAAACACAAATTCAACCATCTTAGGGAACTTGAACTTCCAATTCTTCAAGGAAATGGTGAGAGTATTGGGAAAAAGAACAATATCTCAACAAGCCCTAAAATCCACCTTGCAAATCCTCATAGAAACATGCCCTTTGGGCAGGAATCGAAAGAGCATTGTCGAGTCGGGTGCAGTTTCAAACCTAATCGAACTTGAACTTGAAAAACCGGAGAAAAACATCTCCGAACTTATATTCAACCTTCTAGCACATCTATGTTCATGTGCTGAAGGTAGAGAAATGTTTCTTAAACATGCCGCGGCAATAGCAATGGTTTCTAAGAGGATTCTTAGGGTTTCTTCCGCGACGGACGACCGGGCGATCCATATTTTATCGGTGATCGGAAAATATTCGGGATCAAGTGAGGTTGTTCTTGAGATGCTTAGGGTTGGTGCAGTGTCCAAGCTTTGCATGGTGATTCAAGCAGATTGTGCATCTTATTTGAAAGAGAAAGCAAGAGGTATACTTAGGTTGCATTCCAAAGTTTGGAGTGATTCACCTTGCATACAACTCTACTTATTAACTAGGTACCAAAGATAG